In Natronococcus occultus SP4, the following proteins share a genomic window:
- a CDS encoding helix-turn-helix domain-containing protein: MSGLSATVVLSDPENCPVARATSATGESIEDVSRSSPVGGEAPPVEEFSIGGEPTPLDDEVVGVELSRISSNEHGDVYRFDRPIDDACACELVEVEGTPVSSIRAEEGALYLTVRATDVETLSAIVGRLRERFDGVELQQLLRTGEDESADLALVDRSQLTDRQREVLETAHEMGYFEYPKRANAGDVAAAIGISRSTFSEHLGAAQTKLLDSILEA; this comes from the coding sequence ATGAGTGGATTGTCTGCCACGGTCGTCCTTTCCGACCCGGAGAACTGTCCGGTCGCCCGCGCCACGAGCGCTACCGGTGAGTCGATCGAGGACGTTTCCCGGTCCTCGCCCGTAGGCGGGGAGGCACCACCGGTCGAAGAGTTCTCGATCGGGGGCGAGCCGACACCGCTCGACGACGAGGTGGTTGGGGTCGAGCTGTCCCGGATCTCCTCGAACGAACACGGCGACGTCTACCGGTTCGACCGACCGATCGACGACGCCTGTGCCTGCGAACTCGTCGAGGTCGAGGGAACGCCGGTCTCGTCGATCCGGGCCGAAGAAGGGGCGCTGTATCTGACCGTCCGCGCCACCGACGTCGAGACGCTGTCGGCGATCGTCGGGCGGCTCCGCGAGCGGTTCGACGGGGTCGAGCTCCAGCAGCTGCTGCGTACCGGCGAGGACGAGTCGGCCGACCTGGCGCTTGTCGATCGGAGTCAGCTGACCGACCGCCAGCGGGAGGTTCTCGAGACTGCCCACGAGATGGGGTACTTCGAGTACCCGAAGCGGGCGAACGCGGGCGACGTCGCCGCGGCGATCGGGATCTCACGGTCGACGTTCTCGGAACACCTCGGTGCCGCCCAGACGAAACTCCTCGACTCGATTCTGGAGGCCTGA
- a CDS encoding ABC transporter ATP-binding protein — protein MDTPVVAEGLEKRYDGTTALAGVTLSVERGEVFALIGPNGAGKTTLVRALTGTTDPDSGGARVLDAAPTAVDRDRLGVLPQSFSPPGRLTARELLSYYAGLYDDHRDPETVLADVGLADAGDTWYEDLSGGQQRRVCVGTALVNDPDVLFLDEPTTGIDPAGRRTVWRLIEDLADAGTTVFLTTHDMAEAERLADRVGLLADGELVARGTPAGLVADHAGSSRLTIETPAEPAAFEDLPFPVASRDGAVVVREVSPAEIGRVVDYLADRGIDYSGLSWAEPDLEDVYLELADRTELERTDSAGLAPAGETA, from the coding sequence ATGGACACCCCGGTCGTTGCCGAGGGACTCGAGAAACGATACGACGGGACGACGGCGCTGGCGGGCGTGACGCTGTCGGTCGAGCGCGGCGAGGTCTTCGCGCTCATCGGCCCCAACGGCGCGGGCAAGACGACCCTCGTCCGCGCGCTCACCGGGACGACCGACCCCGATTCCGGCGGCGCGCGCGTTCTGGATGCCGCGCCGACGGCCGTCGACCGCGACCGTCTGGGCGTGCTCCCGCAGTCGTTCTCGCCGCCGGGTCGGCTCACCGCCCGCGAGCTGCTCTCCTACTACGCGGGGCTGTACGACGACCACCGCGATCCCGAGACCGTGCTGGCTGACGTCGGGCTGGCCGACGCCGGCGACACCTGGTATGAGGACCTCTCGGGCGGCCAGCAGCGCCGGGTCTGTGTCGGCACCGCGCTGGTCAACGACCCCGACGTCCTCTTTCTGGACGAGCCGACCACGGGCATCGACCCTGCGGGTCGGCGGACCGTCTGGCGGCTGATCGAGGACCTGGCCGACGCGGGAACTACCGTCTTCCTGACGACCCACGACATGGCCGAGGCCGAGCGCCTGGCCGACCGCGTCGGGCTGCTGGCCGACGGCGAGCTCGTCGCCCGCGGGACGCCCGCCGGGCTGGTCGCCGACCACGCTGGCTCGAGCCGACTGACGATCGAGACGCCCGCCGAGCCGGCCGCGTTCGAGGACCTCCCGTTTCCCGTCGCGTCCCGGGACGGTGCGGTCGTCGTCCGCGAGGTCTCCCCCGCCGAGATCGGCCGCGTCGTCGACTACCTCGCCGATCGGGGGATCGACTACTCCGGGCTCTCGTGGGCCGAGCCCGACCTCGAGGACGTCTACCTCGAGCTGGCGGATCGGACCGAGCTCGAGCGGACCGACAGCGCGGGACTCGCCCCCGCAGGTGAGACGGCGTGA
- a CDS encoding cytochrome P450: protein MSSADPQGLQVFPDELASREAWLEPFDWYRQMREDAPVRYDPDRRTWDVFRYADVKRVLDDDETFSVNPRLADDFQEPERPEEGLLFETMLFQDPPRHDELRGVVDDAFEPRALRELEPEIRELAIDLLSDALADDRGELDIVEDVAYPLPVVVIAQLLGVPAEDRDQFKRWSDTLVESSSADDESEAFARRQREAQMEMANYFFEMIADRRESPQDDLMTKIVTRELEDGSRLSEEEALGTCMLLLIAGNITTTNLIANAVRCFDAHELFDDLRAEPDAIGRAIEEALRYRAPVQAMSRVATEDVTLRDAEIEAGDRLVVWLGSANRDERQFEDADAFVPDRSPNQHLAFGHGTHYCLGASLARLEARVAFEELCARTATIETVDTDLQPVRSSLVYGVESLPIRYERAAER from the coding sequence ATGAGTAGCGCAGATCCACAGGGATTGCAGGTGTTTCCCGACGAGCTCGCGTCCCGAGAAGCGTGGCTCGAACCGTTCGACTGGTACCGACAGATGCGCGAGGACGCACCCGTCCGGTACGATCCGGACCGTCGAACCTGGGATGTCTTTCGGTACGCGGACGTCAAGCGCGTCCTCGACGACGACGAGACGTTCTCGGTGAACCCGCGGCTGGCCGACGACTTCCAGGAACCGGAGCGGCCCGAGGAGGGGCTGCTCTTCGAGACGATGCTCTTCCAGGATCCGCCCCGCCACGACGAGCTTCGCGGCGTCGTCGACGACGCGTTCGAACCGCGGGCGCTCCGGGAGCTCGAGCCCGAGATCCGCGAGCTGGCGATCGACCTGCTCTCGGATGCGCTTGCCGACGACCGGGGCGAACTGGACATCGTCGAGGACGTCGCGTACCCGCTTCCCGTCGTCGTCATCGCCCAGCTGCTCGGCGTCCCCGCCGAGGATCGCGACCAGTTCAAGCGGTGGTCGGACACGCTCGTCGAGTCCTCGAGCGCGGACGATGAGAGCGAAGCGTTCGCCCGGCGACAGCGGGAGGCCCAGATGGAGATGGCGAACTACTTCTTCGAGATGATCGCCGACCGCCGCGAGTCGCCCCAGGACGATCTCATGACGAAGATCGTTACCCGGGAGCTCGAGGACGGCTCCCGGCTCTCGGAGGAGGAAGCGCTCGGAACCTGTATGCTGTTGCTCATCGCCGGCAACATCACGACGACGAACCTCATCGCGAACGCCGTCCGCTGTTTCGACGCCCACGAGCTGTTCGACGATCTCCGCGCGGAGCCGGACGCGATCGGTCGAGCGATCGAGGAGGCGCTGCGCTACCGGGCCCCGGTTCAGGCGATGTCCCGCGTCGCGACCGAGGACGTGACGCTCCGGGACGCAGAGATCGAAGCGGGGGATCGGCTCGTCGTCTGGCTCGGCTCCGCGAACCGGGACGAACGGCAGTTCGAGGACGCGGACGCGTTCGTTCCCGACCGATCGCCCAACCAGCACCTCGCGTTCGGCCACGGGACCCACTACTGTCTGGGCGCGTCGCTGGCTCGCCTCGAGGCGCGGGTCGCCTTCGAGGAGCTCTGTGCCCGAACCGCGACGATCGAGACGGTCGACACCGATCTGCAGCCGGTTCGCAGTTCGCTGGTCTACGGCGTCGAATCGCTGCCGATCCGGTACGAGCGTGCGGCCGAGCGCTGA
- a CDS encoding ABC transporter permease, translated as MSRLGRVRAETAAGWRAFVRRRTAVFFTFFFPVILIVIFGALVRTDPGGGGLFAEPPAYYVPGYLAVVVLFTPLSRLGSEVARHREGSRFEKLATTPQTRAEWLLAQTVVNAVIIGLASLLILALVVVLTGAEIAFSPLLVPYILVGVVCFCGVGAMLGSYTDSQDGAVAASNAIGLPLLFLSETFISLEQLPGWFEPLVNLSPLTYFARGVRAATDPNAATSAIAGVDPALANLGILAVLAVVFFALGARSIPTTD; from the coding sequence GTGAGCCGCCTCGGTCGCGTCCGCGCCGAGACCGCCGCGGGCTGGCGGGCCTTTGTCCGTCGCCGGACCGCGGTCTTCTTTACCTTCTTCTTTCCGGTGATCCTGATCGTCATCTTCGGCGCGCTGGTCCGGACTGATCCGGGCGGGGGCGGACTGTTCGCCGAGCCCCCGGCGTACTACGTCCCGGGTTATCTGGCCGTGGTCGTCCTCTTTACCCCGCTGTCGCGGCTGGGCAGCGAGGTCGCGCGCCACCGCGAGGGGAGTCGCTTCGAGAAGCTCGCGACGACACCCCAGACCAGAGCCGAGTGGCTGCTCGCCCAGACGGTCGTCAACGCCGTCATCATCGGGCTGGCGAGCCTGCTGATCCTCGCGCTCGTGGTGGTCCTGACGGGCGCCGAGATCGCCTTCTCGCCGCTGCTGGTGCCGTACATCCTCGTCGGCGTCGTCTGCTTCTGTGGCGTTGGCGCGATGCTGGGTAGCTACACCGACTCCCAGGACGGCGCCGTCGCCGCCAGCAACGCGATCGGGCTGCCGCTGCTCTTTCTCTCCGAGACGTTCATCTCGCTCGAGCAGCTGCCCGGCTGGTTCGAACCGCTCGTGAACCTCTCGCCGCTGACGTACTTCGCCCGCGGGGTGCGCGCGGCGACCGATCCCAACGCCGCGACGTCCGCGATTGCGGGGGTCGATCCCGCGCTGGCGAACCTCGGGATCCTCGCCGTCCTCGCGGTAGTCTTTTTCGCGCTCGGCGCCCGCTCGATCCCGACGACCGACTGA
- a CDS encoding helix-turn-helix domain-containing protein, with protein MSQSLTGTPRTYRTETLADEPRIVSEEDDVRSILTALNDADCRTILEELGDSDAYLSASELSDRCDVPLSTTYRKLELLEDADLLEEKLRIRQSGRHASEYDQRVDGIRISVDGEDGVALELS; from the coding sequence ATGAGCCAATCGCTGACGGGAACGCCACGAACGTACAGGACGGAGACACTCGCAGACGAGCCGCGGATCGTCTCCGAGGAAGACGACGTCAGGTCGATTCTCACCGCACTCAACGACGCCGACTGCCGAACGATTCTCGAGGAACTCGGCGACAGCGACGCCTACCTCTCGGCTTCGGAGCTCTCCGATCGCTGTGACGTTCCGCTCTCGACGACCTACCGCAAGCTCGAGCTGCTCGAGGACGCCGACCTGCTCGAGGAGAAGCTCCGGATCCGTCAGTCGGGCCGCCACGCAAGCGAGTACGATCAGCGCGTCGACGGCATCCGGATCTCCGTTGACGGCGAGGACGGGGTCGCGCTGGAGCTCTCGTAG
- a CDS encoding helix-turn-helix domain-containing protein: MSSGIRATVTIDSPEACPIARFSRETGTTIDQVSTSVACGTKGSTTEFLADVDVEFDDAVTGPVFSYGTTNLYRCSHGEDSHCPCECLGAYDCPVHRYRATDGDVTLVFHADGFDQLQAIMDEFRERFPGVDVRSLLQPPLSGAPEERVFVNRGKLTDRQYEVLETAYEMGYFERPKRANATEIAETLGISQSTFTEHLGAAQRKLLGDVLEADA, translated from the coding sequence ATGTCGTCGGGAATTCGCGCCACCGTCACGATCGACTCCCCCGAAGCCTGCCCGATCGCGCGGTTTTCACGGGAAACCGGGACGACGATCGATCAGGTTTCGACGAGCGTCGCCTGCGGAACGAAGGGATCGACGACAGAGTTTCTGGCGGACGTCGACGTCGAGTTCGACGACGCGGTCACCGGTCCCGTCTTCTCGTACGGGACGACCAACCTCTATCGGTGTTCCCACGGCGAGGACAGTCACTGTCCCTGCGAGTGTCTGGGTGCGTACGACTGCCCAGTCCACCGCTACCGAGCGACCGACGGGGACGTAACGCTCGTCTTTCACGCCGACGGGTTCGACCAGCTCCAGGCGATCATGGACGAGTTCCGCGAGCGGTTTCCCGGCGTCGACGTTCGGAGTCTCCTCCAGCCGCCGCTGTCGGGGGCCCCAGAGGAGCGCGTGTTCGTCAACCGTGGGAAGCTCACGGACCGCCAGTACGAGGTCCTCGAGACCGCCTACGAGATGGGCTACTTCGAGCGGCCGAAACGAGCGAACGCCACGGAGATCGCCGAAACGCTCGGCATCTCCCAGTCGACGTTTACCGAACACCTCGGCGCGGCACAGCGAAAACTCCTTGGGGACGTCCTCGAGGCCGACGCGTAG
- a CDS encoding DUF7560 family zinc ribbon protein: MSPPETVCFVCPACTRSIEVTESVREALIESGCVICGTDVDDDAFDQESATSREDGVANAEHKRA; the protein is encoded by the coding sequence ATGAGTCCCCCCGAAACCGTGTGCTTCGTCTGTCCGGCCTGCACCCGGTCGATCGAGGTCACCGAATCCGTGCGTGAGGCGTTGATCGAGAGCGGGTGTGTCATCTGTGGCACGGACGTGGACGACGATGCGTTCGACCAGGAGTCGGCGACGTCTCGAGAGGACGGCGTGGCGAACGCCGAACACAAGCGTGCGTGA
- a CDS encoding antitoxin VapB family protein, producing the protein MGTKTISLADDAYERLKAEKREGESFSDVVRRLTDGVTLEEYYGALSDETADELEEIITDRRAERTKDRRARVERIADAFE; encoded by the coding sequence ATGGGAACGAAAACGATCTCGCTCGCCGACGACGCCTACGAACGACTCAAAGCCGAAAAGAGGGAGGGAGAGAGCTTCAGTGACGTCGTACGCCGACTGACCGATGGCGTCACTCTCGAGGAGTACTACGGTGCGCTGAGTGACGAGACGGCGGACGAACTCGAGGAAATCATTACCGACCGACGAGCGGAGCGGACGAAAGACCGCCGCGCTCGTGTCGAGCGAATCGCGGACGCCTTCGAATGA
- a CDS encoding DUF7560 family zinc ribbon protein has translation MSEYEFTCPDCGQQIEVNTPVREATLSHGCPVCGASVSQEHFAEQ, from the coding sequence ATGTCCGAATACGAGTTCACCTGCCCGGACTGTGGGCAACAGATCGAGGTCAATACGCCGGTTCGAGAGGCGACGCTGTCACACGGCTGTCCGGTCTGTGGCGCGTCGGTCTCGCAGGAACACTTCGCAGAACAGTGA
- a CDS encoding type II toxin-antitoxin system VapC family toxin has protein sequence MILDTSFLIDVLRGNEEVETTVQRIDSAGSAHVSTVTVMELWEGIHRSSASEREQTAVENLLTDVRELPFDRDCAMTAGELNATLSRAGTPIEDPDVMIAATALVHDVPIVTNNVDHFDRIDELDILTY, from the coding sequence ATGATACTCGACACGTCGTTTCTCATCGACGTACTTCGGGGAAACGAGGAGGTGGAAACGACCGTCCAACGGATCGATTCGGCCGGCTCTGCGCACGTGAGTACGGTGACCGTAATGGAACTCTGGGAGGGTATTCACCGCTCGAGCGCGTCCGAGCGCGAGCAAACGGCGGTCGAAAACCTGCTCACCGACGTCCGCGAACTCCCGTTCGATCGCGACTGTGCGATGACCGCCGGCGAACTGAACGCGACGCTAAGCCGAGCAGGAACACCGATCGAGGATCCCGACGTAATGATCGCTGCGACCGCGCTCGTTCACGACGTTCCCATCGTGACGAACAACGTCGATCATTTCGATCGGATCGACGAGCTCGATATCTTGACCTACTAG
- a CDS encoding HpcH/HpaI aldolase/citrate lyase family protein has protein sequence MVRRSLLFTPGDRPEMLRKAPDAGADVIVFDLEDAVSPGRKDEAREAVREVLADPTFEPEPEVCVRVNATSDAIERDLDALAGADTDSLRLDSVMLPKATTAADVRELADGLAERGLTRPVLALLENAAGVLAAPEIAAADATDALVFGAEDLAADLGATRTRDGTEVSYARQRVVLVAAAREVEAIDTLVTDFDDEQRLREDAATSVQLGYDGKLAIHPAQVGPINEAFTPDAKDVDWARRVLEAAREADTEGRGVFEVDGEMIDAPLIAQAERILERAEVSAEFDKGPKTS, from the coding sequence ATGGTACGCCGAAGTCTGCTGTTTACGCCGGGCGACCGTCCGGAGATGCTCCGAAAGGCGCCCGACGCCGGCGCCGACGTGATCGTGTTCGACCTCGAGGACGCGGTCTCCCCGGGTCGCAAGGACGAGGCCCGCGAGGCCGTCCGCGAGGTGCTTGCCGACCCCACGTTCGAACCCGAGCCCGAGGTCTGCGTTCGGGTCAACGCCACGTCCGATGCGATCGAGCGCGATCTCGACGCGCTCGCGGGCGCCGACACCGACTCGCTTCGTCTCGACAGCGTCATGCTCCCGAAGGCGACGACGGCCGCGGACGTCCGCGAGCTGGCCGACGGCCTCGCCGAGCGGGGTCTCACCCGTCCCGTGCTGGCGCTGCTCGAGAACGCCGCGGGCGTGCTTGCAGCCCCGGAGATCGCCGCCGCCGACGCGACCGACGCGCTCGTCTTCGGGGCAGAGGATCTGGCCGCGGATCTCGGCGCGACCCGGACCCGGGACGGGACCGAGGTGTCTTACGCCCGCCAGCGGGTCGTCCTCGTCGCCGCAGCCCGCGAGGTCGAGGCGATCGACACGCTGGTGACCGACTTCGACGACGAACAGCGGCTGCGCGAGGACGCGGCCACCTCGGTGCAGCTGGGGTACGACGGCAAGCTCGCGATCCACCCCGCGCAGGTCGGACCGATCAACGAGGCTTTTACCCCCGACGCCAAGGACGTCGACTGGGCCCGACGCGTCCTCGAGGCCGCCCGTGAGGCCGACACGGAGGGACGGGGCGTCTTCGAGGTCGACGGCGAGATGATCGACGCGCCGCTGATCGCTCAGGCCGAGCGGATCCTGGAGCGAGCGGAGGTGTCGGCCGAATTCGACAAAGGACCTAAAACGTCCTAA
- a CDS encoding DUF420 domain-containing protein produces the protein MATADARERLRERPIGVTILLTVVGYGLVIGTFIADIPIYPDLTNAQVNLFTHAIAVINSVTTVLIVAGWYWIRAGEIDKHRAAMTGAFATIILFLVVYLIRVGGGGTKEFVGPSPEYELYLAMLAIHIVLSIVAVPVVLYALILGLTHTPSELRETAHARVGRIAAGSWVLSLVLGVVTYLMLNHIYGYEFAMLVPIL, from the coding sequence ATGGCAACCGCCGACGCGAGAGAACGACTCCGAGAGCGGCCGATCGGCGTAACGATCCTGTTGACGGTCGTCGGCTACGGACTCGTCATCGGAACCTTCATCGCGGACATTCCGATCTACCCCGATCTGACGAACGCACAGGTCAACCTGTTCACCCACGCGATCGCGGTGATCAACTCCGTGACGACCGTACTGATCGTCGCCGGCTGGTACTGGATCCGTGCGGGCGAGATCGACAAACACCGCGCGGCGATGACGGGCGCGTTCGCGACGATCATCCTGTTTCTGGTCGTCTACCTGATTCGGGTCGGCGGGGGCGGGACGAAGGAGTTCGTCGGCCCCTCCCCGGAGTACGAGCTCTACCTCGCGATGCTGGCGATCCACATCGTGCTCTCGATCGTCGCGGTGCCGGTCGTGTTGTACGCGCTGATCCTGGGCCTTACCCACACCCCGTCCGAACTTCGGGAGACTGCTCATGCACGCGTCGGCCGCATCGCCGCTGGAAGCTGGGTCCTGAGTCTCGTGCTGGGCGTCGTCACCTACCTCATGCTCAACCACATCTACGGCTACGAGTTCGCGATGCTCGTTCCGATTCTCTGA
- a CDS encoding pyridoxamine 5'-phosphate oxidase family protein — MALAEETEMTADEIDAFLSRHETGVLALAEEESESPYAIPISYGYDADHRSFYMRLVSTPESEKRRFLASSPNARLVVYEETDGGETYRSVVAVGSLEEIDPSELTASHIEQYGEARRPLFEIWGDSKENLDIKLYEFEPSELSGRRTEIEREE, encoded by the coding sequence ATGGCACTTGCCGAGGAGACCGAGATGACCGCCGACGAGATCGACGCGTTCCTCAGTCGCCACGAGACGGGTGTTCTGGCGCTGGCCGAGGAGGAAAGCGAGAGCCCGTACGCGATCCCGATTTCGTACGGCTACGACGCGGACCATCGCAGCTTCTACATGCGTCTCGTCTCGACGCCCGAAAGCGAGAAGCGGCGGTTCCTCGCCTCGTCGCCGAACGCTCGTCTCGTCGTCTACGAGGAAACCGACGGCGGGGAGACCTACCGGAGCGTCGTCGCGGTCGGTTCGCTCGAGGAGATCGATCCGTCGGAGCTCACCGCCTCCCACATCGAACAGTACGGCGAGGCGAGACGACCGCTGTTCGAGATCTGGGGTGACTCGAAAGAGAACCTCGATATCAAGCTCTACGAGTTCGAGCCGTCGGAGCTAAGCGGTCGACGGACCGAGATCGAACGAGAGGAGTAG
- a CDS encoding TIGR03557 family F420-dependent LLM class oxidoreductase, with protein sequence MVQLGYTLSSEEHEPNELVSIAQRAEAAGFDFLSISDHFHPWVPAQGESPFVWSTLGGIATATDDIEVGVGVTCPTTRIHPLNVAHAVATVDEMFGDRFTFGVGTGENLNEHVTGERWPEHDVRLEKLDEAMDVMEQLWTGETTSHHGKHYTVENARLYTCPDEQPTTIGSAFGPQTARWVADNADGLWCSGPKEEPVEAYEDAGGDGPKYTQLHGCYADTEDEAVETIYEYWPNGSVPGELGQELPMPAHFEQAAQMVEKEDIAESGTTTSPDPQDHIDSIEQAIDAGYDHVHYHQVGPDQESAIELYEEEVLPSF encoded by the coding sequence ATGGTACAACTCGGATACACGCTCTCGAGCGAGGAACACGAGCCGAACGAACTCGTTTCCATCGCACAGCGGGCGGAAGCAGCCGGCTTCGATTTCCTCTCGATCTCGGATCACTTCCACCCGTGGGTGCCGGCCCAGGGTGAGTCCCCGTTCGTCTGGTCGACGCTGGGCGGGATCGCGACCGCGACGGACGACATCGAGGTCGGGGTCGGCGTCACCTGTCCGACGACCCGGATCCATCCGCTCAACGTCGCTCACGCGGTCGCGACCGTCGACGAGATGTTCGGCGACCGGTTCACGTTCGGGGTCGGCACGGGCGAGAACCTGAACGAACACGTCACCGGCGAGCGCTGGCCCGAACACGACGTCCGTCTGGAGAAGCTCGACGAGGCAATGGACGTGATGGAACAGCTCTGGACCGGCGAGACGACGAGCCACCACGGGAAACACTACACGGTCGAGAACGCCCGCCTCTACACCTGCCCCGACGAGCAGCCGACGACGATCGGGAGCGCGTTCGGCCCCCAGACAGCCCGGTGGGTCGCGGACAACGCCGACGGGCTCTGGTGTTCCGGACCGAAGGAGGAGCCGGTGGAGGCCTACGAGGACGCCGGCGGCGACGGGCCGAAGTACACCCAACTGCACGGCTGTTACGCCGACACCGAGGACGAGGCCGTCGAGACGATCTACGAGTACTGGCCGAACGGCTCGGTTCCGGGCGAGCTCGGCCAGGAGCTCCCGATGCCGGCCCACTTCGAACAGGCCGCCCAGATGGTCGAGAAGGAGGATATCGCCGAGTCGGGGACGACGACCAGCCCGGACCCGCAAGACCACATCGACAGCATCGAGCAGGCGATCGACGCGGGCTACGACCACGTTCACTACCACCAGGTCGGCCCCGACCAGGAGTCGGCGATCGAACTCTACGAGGAGGAAGTGCTGCCGTCGTTCTGA
- a CDS encoding phospholipase D family protein produces the protein MIEAESSVGILATDSSDRRFQDALSELFTGNGTIYLVSGYFTYQGYLSIRDDIVSFLERSRDNELIAIVGPASDQFSARIAHDLWSFDDHDQVQLYKQPKGLHAKLYLRDGPNPTCIVGSGNITQVAFEYNIELNVELTRSSIDHPDLRPFYEWLEDAVAASQPLRRRDILGPVQIGSSFVNWSNKARLLPLRNVALRVVPVLLLVVLLASVFRFV, from the coding sequence ATGATCGAAGCCGAATCGAGTGTCGGCATTCTAGCGACCGACTCCTCCGACCGACGGTTTCAGGACGCTCTCTCCGAGCTGTTTACCGGCAACGGGACGATCTATCTGGTCAGCGGCTACTTCACCTATCAGGGATATCTCTCGATTCGCGATGACATCGTTTCGTTTCTCGAGCGCTCCAGAGACAACGAGCTGATCGCGATCGTCGGTCCCGCGTCGGACCAGTTCTCGGCCCGGATCGCTCACGATCTCTGGTCGTTCGACGACCACGATCAGGTACAGCTGTACAAACAGCCGAAGGGACTTCACGCGAAGCTCTACCTGCGCGACGGCCCGAACCCGACGTGTATCGTCGGCTCCGGAAACATCACGCAGGTCGCCTTCGAGTACAATATCGAACTCAACGTCGAGCTGACGCGATCGAGCATCGATCACCCGGATCTCCGGCCGTTTTACGAGTGGCTCGAGGACGCGGTCGCGGCGTCTCAACCCCTGCGGCGGCGCGATATCTTGGGCCCCGTTCAGATCGGAAGCTCGTTCGTCAACTGGTCGAACAAGGCGCGGCTACTCCCGCTTCGAAACGTTGCGCTCAGGGTCGTCCCCGTCTTGCTCCTCGTCGTGTTGCTCGCGAGTGTCTTTCGCTTCGTTTGA
- a CDS encoding aldo/keto reductase, whose product MEYTTLGNTGTTVSQLCFGTWRFGRSTGDLENETDHEEARELLDAAWDHGINFIDTANVYGDPNGTSEQWIGEWLADRDIDREDVVLASKVYFPFDGRGEPGPNDSGLGRKHIRAQIEGTLERLGTDYLDCYYIHRWDEDTPIEETMAVLTELVREGKVHYLGASTMAAWQLTKALWTSDAEDLARFDVTQPMVNATHYDAVGDYLDVCADQELAVCPYSPLAGGFLTGKYERTDDGGVEAPDGSRGALDDMFEDLYATDRAWDVLEAVEDVADELDASPAQVSLRWLVEQDRFTCVPIVGARSPDQLAENVGAVELELSDEQFERIDAARTATKD is encoded by the coding sequence ATGGAGTACACGACGCTCGGTAACACGGGCACGACCGTCTCGCAGCTGTGTTTCGGTACCTGGCGGTTCGGCCGCTCGACGGGCGACCTCGAGAACGAGACCGACCACGAGGAGGCCCGCGAGCTGCTCGATGCGGCCTGGGACCACGGCATCAACTTCATCGACACCGCGAACGTCTACGGGGATCCCAACGGCACCAGCGAGCAGTGGATCGGCGAGTGGCTCGCCGACCGCGATATCGACCGCGAGGACGTCGTCCTCGCCTCGAAGGTCTACTTCCCGTTCGACGGTCGGGGCGAGCCGGGGCCGAACGACTCCGGGCTCGGCCGCAAACACATCCGCGCCCAGATCGAGGGAACCCTCGAGCGGCTCGGCACCGACTACCTCGATTGTTACTACATCCACCGCTGGGACGAGGACACCCCGATCGAGGAGACGATGGCGGTGCTGACGGAGCTCGTCCGCGAGGGAAAGGTCCACTACCTGGGCGCCTCGACGATGGCCGCCTGGCAGCTGACGAAGGCGCTGTGGACGAGCGACGCCGAGGACCTCGCGCGGTTCGACGTCACCCAGCCGATGGTCAACGCCACACATTACGACGCCGTCGGCGACTACCTCGACGTCTGTGCCGACCAGGAGCTTGCGGTCTGTCCGTACTCGCCGCTGGCTGGCGGGTTCCTGACGGGCAAGTACGAGCGCACCGACGACGGCGGCGTCGAGGCGCCCGACGGCTCGCGGGGCGCCCTCGACGACATGTTCGAGGACCTGTACGCGACCGACCGCGCCTGGGACGTCCTCGAGGCCGTCGAGGACGTCGCCGACGAGCTCGACGCCTCCCCTGCGCAGGTGTCGCTGCGCTGGCTCGTGGAGCAGGACCGCTTTACCTGCGTCCCGATCGTCGGCGCGCGCTCGCCTGATCAGCTCGCGGAGAACGTCGGCGCGGTCGAACTCGAGCTCAGCGACGAGCAGTTCGAACGGATCGACGCGGCACGGACGGCCACTAAGGACTAA